The following are encoded together in the Candidatus Poribacteria bacterium genome:
- a CDS encoding metallophosphoesterase family protein — translation MPHSPRRRRHVLAALALLIAAPLAARAHVGDHASVHDTVASVVERMRRDLTPTALASLTVARVEQFLTDAEKETLGTEHISFTANIAITVFVLRDKASGDAPFWLPLRGFSRRDAEATVASRTFEVWAKPFEVGWVGLGVNSLSGGGEHYFIAVAPQKAGASVQLTDIYPGTHTVGVLKVGEAPYTDRSETLEAVPAELDGQVLLRGTRGRRDDARLTNLFRLTRHPSSKKPDQVVLTWAGNPQTTQAIQWRTSTEVPTGAVLYQRKSDRNRFDPRKPMIAKAETKRLETPDIANDPVVHRHTAFLYHLEPGTTYVYAVGDGSDDGWGELEEFTTAPAGTEPFSFIYMGDAQNGLDRWGSLIHGAYRDRPDAAFYVMAGDIVNRGAERDDWDDLFHNAKGVYDRRQLVPAIGNHEYQGGAPKLYLDLLAVRGNGPADMEPEHAYSFEYSNALFVVLDSNRSAESQAAWLEEQLASSKATWKFVTYHHPAYSSAPNRDNKSIREVWGALFDKYHVDMALQGHDHAYLRTYPMKDGKRVESTKEGTVYMCRCPARRCTARTRATTRSSA, via the coding sequence ATGCCCCATTCCCCGCGCCGCCGACGCCATGTCCTCGCCGCCCTCGCCCTCCTGATCGCCGCGCCGCTTGCCGCGCGAGCCCATGTCGGCGACCACGCGTCCGTGCACGACACGGTCGCATCGGTGGTCGAGCGGATGCGTCGCGACCTGACCCCGACGGCTCTCGCCTCGCTGACCGTGGCGCGCGTCGAGCAGTTCCTGACTGACGCGGAGAAGGAGACGCTCGGCACGGAGCATATCTCGTTCACGGCGAACATAGCGATCACGGTGTTCGTCCTCCGCGACAAAGCGTCCGGGGATGCTCCGTTCTGGTTGCCGCTGCGCGGGTTCTCCCGGCGAGACGCGGAGGCGACGGTCGCCAGCCGCACGTTCGAGGTCTGGGCGAAGCCGTTCGAGGTGGGCTGGGTCGGTCTTGGAGTCAACTCGCTGTCGGGAGGCGGCGAGCACTACTTCATCGCGGTCGCGCCTCAGAAGGCAGGAGCCTCGGTTCAGCTCACCGACATCTACCCCGGGACGCACACGGTCGGCGTGCTCAAGGTCGGCGAAGCGCCCTACACGGACCGATCGGAGACGCTCGAAGCGGTTCCTGCGGAACTCGATGGTCAAGTGCTCCTCCGAGGTACTCGCGGTAGGCGCGACGACGCCCGACTGACCAATCTGTTCCGCCTGACGCGCCATCCGTCGTCGAAGAAGCCCGATCAAGTGGTTCTCACGTGGGCGGGGAACCCTCAGACCACCCAGGCGATCCAGTGGCGGACGTCAACCGAAGTGCCGACCGGAGCCGTGCTGTACCAGCGGAAGTCCGACCGCAACCGGTTCGACCCCCGCAAGCCGATGATCGCCAAGGCGGAGACGAAGCGGCTGGAGACGCCGGACATCGCCAATGACCCGGTCGTGCACCGGCACACGGCGTTCCTGTATCACCTGGAGCCCGGGACCACCTACGTCTACGCCGTCGGCGACGGCTCGGACGACGGCTGGGGCGAGTTGGAGGAGTTCACGACAGCGCCAGCGGGAACGGAGCCGTTCTCGTTCATCTACATGGGCGACGCCCAGAACGGGCTGGACCGCTGGGGCAGCCTGATCCACGGCGCCTATCGCGACCGTCCCGACGCCGCATTCTACGTCATGGCTGGGGACATCGTGAATCGCGGAGCCGAGCGCGACGACTGGGACGACCTCTTCCACAACGCGAAGGGCGTCTACGACCGCCGCCAGCTCGTTCCAGCCATCGGCAACCACGAGTACCAGGGCGGGGCTCCGAAGCTCTACCTCGACCTGCTCGCGGTCCGCGGCAACGGTCCAGCCGACATGGAGCCGGAGCACGCCTACTCGTTCGAGTACAGCAACGCGCTGTTCGTCGTGCTGGACTCGAATCGTTCGGCGGAATCGCAGGCGGCGTGGCTGGAGGAGCAGCTCGCCTCGTCGAAGGCGACGTGGAAGTTCGTCACGTACCACCACCCGGCGTACTCATCGGCTCCCAATCGCGACAACAAGTCGATCCGCGAGGTCTGGGGGGCGCTGTTCGACAAGTACCACGTGGACATGGCGCTCCAGGGTCACGACCACGCCTACCTGCGAACCTACCCGATGAAGGACGGGAAGCGCGTCGAGTCGACCAAGGAGGGCACCGTCTACATGTGTCGGTGTCCGGCACGAAGATGTACAGCCAGGACCCGCGCGACTACACGGAGTTCGGCATGA
- a CDS encoding carbon-nitrogen hydrolase family protein — MPNVRIGMCQIRVEGGRPEENLSRAADAVASAARDGCDVALLPECLDIGWTHPAARELAQSIPGRHSDAIADAARRSGTYIVAGLVERAGDRLHNASILLSPTGELLLTHRKINELGIGLDLYSPGRSLAVADTPFGCVGIPICADNFPESLDIARALSRMGARLILSPCAWAVPPGFDNEATPYGGLWLGAYRTLASERGVAVVGVSNVGTMDAGPWQGHDCIGRSLAIGSDGATAAHLPFGVDAEVVGVVDVPVG, encoded by the coding sequence ATGCCCAACGTGCGGATCGGCATGTGCCAGATACGAGTCGAGGGCGGACGCCCCGAGGAGAACCTGTCTCGCGCAGCAGACGCGGTCGCCAGTGCCGCCCGCGACGGCTGCGACGTGGCGCTGCTGCCCGAATGCCTCGATATCGGGTGGACCCATCCGGCGGCGCGCGAACTCGCACAATCAATCCCTGGTCGTCACTCGGACGCCATCGCCGATGCCGCGCGTAGGTCGGGAACCTACATCGTCGCTGGGCTCGTCGAGCGTGCCGGAGACCGGCTGCACAACGCCTCGATTCTCCTCTCTCCAACGGGCGAACTGCTGTTGACGCATCGGAAGATCAACGAGCTCGGCATCGGACTGGACCTCTACTCGCCCGGCAGGTCGCTCGCGGTCGCCGACACGCCGTTTGGGTGCGTGGGAATCCCCATCTGCGCCGACAACTTCCCCGAGTCGCTCGACATCGCTCGCGCGCTGTCGCGCATGGGCGCGCGCCTGATCCTCTCGCCGTGCGCCTGGGCGGTTCCTCCGGGGTTCGACAACGAGGCGACCCCGTACGGCGGGCTGTGGCTGGGAGCGTATCGCACGCTGGCATCGGAACGCGGCGTGGCCGTCGTTGGCGTCAGCAACGTGGGAACCATGGACGCCGGACCGTGGCAGGGGCACGACTGCATCGGCAGGTCTCTCGCCATCGGCTCGGACGGTGCCACGGCAGCGCATCTGCCGTTCGGCGTAGACGCAGAGGTCGTGGGCGTCGTCGATGTGCCGGTAGGCTAG
- a CDS encoding beta-lactamase family protein yields MAATIAAHPEVAAAIDLVKAGLQADVDAGETVGVSATVVIDQEIAWSGGFGLRDLASQAPATSDSVYRIASITKLFTASAIMHLRDAGKLNLDDLAATHVPEFRLRGVGDDCPPVRLRHLISHTSGLQREPDGDHWLSHNAPSTESALAALDGHPLLYPPMTQLHYSNLGFGVLGMVVERLSGMALGEYVAKHLFGPLAMSRSSYDLTARVQETLATGYYPGSGGEPPEPVDQWWLGALAAGGGIYSNVDDLSRFVMMQYRDGPAGDGQPLAGSTIREMWNPLFLHPGTRNGHGIAWAIGDLSGARTIGHGGSVDGYRTQLGILPDQRLGVAVFANTTYNTSGACNRALEILSPVLARVRQRQPKTPQRYDVPEGAQYEGIYAWKGFGERYVAHRDGELVLLGSAAAPLAGAPRLDPDGPDRFRIRGSSDDGELARFERDADGAIVRLWVGAYPHRRMSEG; encoded by the coding sequence ATGGCTGCGACGATAGCAGCCCATCCCGAGGTCGCGGCTGCCATCGACCTCGTGAAGGCTGGCTTGCAGGCAGATGTCGATGCGGGCGAGACGGTCGGCGTCTCGGCGACGGTTGTCATCGACCAGGAGATCGCGTGGAGCGGCGGCTTCGGCTTGCGTGATCTCGCCTCGCAGGCTCCCGCGACGTCGGACTCGGTCTACCGGATCGCGTCGATCACCAAGCTGTTCACTGCTTCGGCGATCATGCACCTGCGCGATGCCGGCAAGCTGAACCTCGACGATCTCGCCGCGACCCATGTTCCCGAGTTCCGGCTCCGAGGGGTCGGTGATGATTGCCCACCGGTCCGCTTGCGACACCTCATCTCACACACTTCGGGTCTCCAGAGGGAACCGGACGGCGATCACTGGCTCAGCCACAACGCGCCTTCGACGGAGAGCGCCCTCGCGGCGCTCGACGGGCATCCGCTGCTCTACCCGCCGATGACTCAGCTCCATTACTCGAACCTTGGCTTCGGTGTGCTGGGCATGGTCGTTGAGCGGCTGTCGGGCATGGCATTGGGGGAGTACGTCGCCAAGCACCTGTTCGGACCGCTCGCCATGTCGCGCAGCAGCTACGACCTGACGGCGCGTGTCCAAGAGACGCTGGCGACGGGCTATTACCCCGGCTCCGGCGGCGAGCCGCCCGAACCCGTCGACCAGTGGTGGCTCGGAGCCCTCGCAGCCGGGGGTGGCATCTACTCGAACGTGGACGACCTGAGCCGGTTCGTGATGATGCAATACCGTGACGGGCCCGCTGGCGACGGGCAACCTCTCGCCGGAAGCACGATTCGAGAGATGTGGAACCCGCTGTTCCTCCACCCGGGCACTCGAAACGGACACGGCATCGCGTGGGCGATCGGCGACTTGAGCGGCGCTCGGACCATCGGTCACGGCGGCTCCGTGGACGGCTACCGAACCCAGCTAGGGATTCTGCCGGATCAGCGTCTGGGCGTCGCCGTCTTTGCGAACACGACCTACAACACGTCGGGAGCGTGCAACCGCGCGCTGGAGATTCTGTCGCCGGTGCTCGCCCGGGTCCGCCAACGTCAGCCCAAGACGCCACAGCGGTACGATGTGCCCGAAGGAGCCCAGTACGAAGGCATCTACGCGTGGAAGGGCTTCGGCGAGCGCTACGTCGCGCATCGGGATGGCGAGCTCGTGCTGCTGGGATCCGCCGCTGCGCCGCTCGCAGGAGCGCCGCGTCTCGACCCCGACGGGCCCGACCGGTTCCGCATTCGCGGCAGCAGCGATGACGGCGAGCTCGCCCGCTTCGAGCGCGACGCCGACGGAGCCATCGTACGGCTGTGGGTCGGAGCCTATCCCCATCGTCGGATGAGCGAGGGTTGA